The Cloeon dipterum chromosome 3, ieCloDipt1.1, whole genome shotgun sequence genome includes a region encoding these proteins:
- the CCAP gene encoding cardioactive peptide, which produces MVSSSHVTCLAICALVLVNLIAAREIRKREVDDSDAANEPKRKRPFCNAFTGCGRKRSDESIGTLVEMNQEPILSDLNRQILSEAKLWEAIQDARNELLRQRHQQMMHAPGGLMERELPLFRKRRDVSSQLPEVKQQHGR; this is translated from the exons ATGGTTTCTTCAAGTCATGTGACCTGCCTGGCAATTTGCGCTCTGGTTTTGGTGAACCTCATCGCAGCCAGGGAAATAAGGAAGAGG GAGGTGGACGATTCTGACGCAGCGAACGAGCCGAAACGGAAACGACCCTTCTGTAACGCTTTCACAG GATGTGGACGCAAACGATCTGACGAATCAATCGGAACATTGGTGGAAATGAATCAGGAACCGATTCTCTCCGATCTGAACAGGCAAATCCTTTCCGAGGCAAAACTGTGGGAGGCAATTCAGGATGCACGCAATGAACTGCTCCGCCAACGCCATCAG CAAATGATGCACGCCCCCGGAGGTTTGATGGAACGCGAGCTACCACTTTTCAGGAAAAGGCGTGACGTCTCGAGCCAACTGCCTGAG GTGAAGCAACAGCACGGCAGGTAA